One genomic window of Bacillus mycoides includes the following:
- a CDS encoding D-tyrosyl-tRNA(Tyr) deacylase, with protein sequence MRVVLQRSKEASVTVDGEIVGQIPFGLTLLVGITHEDTEKDATYIAEKIANLRIFEDESGKMNHSVLDMKGQVLSISQFTLYGDCRKGRRPNFMDAAKPDYAERLYDFFNEEVRKQGLHVETGQFGAMMDVSLINDGPVTLIVESK encoded by the coding sequence ATGAGAGTTGTTTTACAGCGATCAAAGGAAGCGTCTGTCACAGTAGATGGTGAGATTGTAGGACAAATTCCATTCGGTTTAACATTACTAGTTGGCATTACGCATGAAGATACAGAAAAAGATGCAACTTATATCGCAGAAAAAATTGCAAACCTACGTATTTTTGAAGATGAGAGCGGAAAGATGAACCACTCTGTACTTGATATGAAGGGACAAGTTCTATCTATTTCGCAATTTACATTATACGGAGATTGCCGTAAAGGAAGACGTCCAAACTTTATGGATGCTGCGAAACCTGATTATGCAGAGCGTTTATATGATTTCTTTAATGAAGAAGTTCGTAAACAAGGACTACATGTGGAGACAGGGCAGTTCGGAGCAATGATGGATGTTTCTTTAATCAATGATGGTCCGGTGACCTTAATTGTAGAAAGTAAATAG
- the relA gene encoding GTP diphosphokinase, protein MANEQVLTAEQVLEKASQYLADEDIELVARAYEYARDAHSEQYRKSGEPYIIHPIQVAGILVDLHMDPATVSAGFLHDVVEDTEITLEDIEREFNKEIAMLVDGVTKLGKIKYKSHEQQQAENHRKMFIAMAQDIRVILIKLADRLHNMRTLKHLPQEKQRRIANETLEIFAPLAHRLGISTIKWELEDTSLRYLNPQQYYRIVNLMKRKRAEREEYLDEVMTGIREKLKEVSIQPEISGRPKHIYSIYRKMALQNKQFNEIYDLLAVRVVVNSIKDCYAVLGIIHTCWKPMPGRFKDYIAMPKANLYQSLHTTVIGPKGDPLEVQIRTKEMHEIAEFGIAAHWAYKEGKAAETTGTLEKKLTWFRQILEWQNEASNAEEFMESLKIDLFSDMVFVFTPKGDVMELPLGSVPIDFSYRVHSEIGNKTIGAKVNGKMVTLDYKLKTGDIIEILTSKHSYGPSQDWVKLAQTSHAKNKIRQFFKKQRRDENIEKGRELVEKEVRGLEYEMKEVLALDNLKRVAEKFNFANEEDMFAAVGYNGITAAQIVTRLTDKFRKQREEEEIVEVKEVRKPMKIRKWDSGVKVSGADNLLIRLSKCCNPVPGDDIVGYITKGRGVSIHRCDCVNVHTEEAVERLLEVDWEGSPEKEIEYNVDIEISGYDRRGLLNEVLQAVTETKTYISAVSGRSDRNKMATINMSISIRNLQHLKKVVERIKRVPEIYAVRRMMH, encoded by the coding sequence ATGGCAAATGAGCAGGTACTAACAGCTGAACAGGTACTCGAGAAAGCAAGTCAATATTTAGCGGATGAAGATATTGAGCTAGTGGCACGTGCTTATGAATATGCGCGCGATGCACATAGCGAACAATATAGAAAATCGGGTGAACCATATATTATTCACCCAATTCAAGTTGCAGGTATTTTAGTTGATTTACACATGGATCCGGCTACAGTATCGGCAGGTTTCTTGCATGATGTAGTGGAAGATACAGAAATTACATTAGAAGATATTGAACGGGAATTTAATAAAGAAATCGCTATGCTTGTCGATGGCGTTACAAAGCTCGGAAAGATTAAATATAAATCTCATGAGCAACAACAAGCAGAAAACCATCGCAAAATGTTTATCGCAATGGCTCAAGATATTCGAGTTATTTTAATTAAACTAGCTGATCGTCTTCATAATATGCGTACATTGAAACATTTGCCTCAAGAGAAGCAGCGACGCATTGCAAATGAAACATTAGAAATCTTTGCACCTTTAGCACATAGACTCGGAATTAGTACTATTAAATGGGAGCTAGAGGATACGTCACTTCGCTATTTAAACCCGCAGCAATATTATCGTATTGTGAATTTAATGAAGCGTAAACGTGCAGAGCGTGAAGAATATTTAGATGAAGTAATGACTGGCATTCGTGAGAAATTAAAAGAGGTTTCAATTCAACCTGAGATTTCTGGAAGACCAAAACATATTTACAGTATTTATCGTAAAATGGCATTGCAAAATAAACAATTCAATGAAATTTACGATTTACTAGCTGTACGTGTCGTTGTGAATAGTATTAAAGATTGCTATGCGGTGCTTGGAATTATTCATACGTGCTGGAAGCCAATGCCGGGTCGTTTTAAAGATTATATTGCAATGCCAAAAGCAAATCTATATCAATCTCTTCATACGACTGTAATTGGGCCGAAAGGTGACCCGCTTGAAGTGCAAATTCGTACGAAAGAAATGCACGAAATTGCAGAATTCGGGATTGCGGCACATTGGGCGTATAAAGAAGGTAAAGCAGCAGAAACAACGGGTACATTAGAGAAAAAACTAACATGGTTCCGTCAAATATTAGAATGGCAAAATGAAGCTTCTAATGCAGAAGAGTTTATGGAATCATTAAAAATTGATTTGTTCTCTGATATGGTATTTGTCTTTACACCGAAAGGCGATGTAATGGAATTACCTCTTGGCTCTGTCCCAATTGATTTTTCATATCGTGTCCATTCGGAAATTGGAAACAAAACAATTGGTGCAAAAGTAAACGGGAAAATGGTGACACTTGATTATAAGCTGAAAACTGGTGACATCATTGAAATTTTAACATCGAAACATTCGTATGGCCCAAGTCAAGATTGGGTAAAGCTAGCTCAAACATCTCATGCGAAAAATAAAATACGTCAATTCTTTAAGAAGCAACGTAGAGATGAAAATATTGAAAAAGGCCGTGAACTTGTTGAAAAAGAAGTGCGTGGCTTAGAGTATGAAATGAAAGAAGTATTAGCACTTGATAATTTAAAACGTGTTGCTGAGAAGTTTAACTTTGCAAATGAAGAAGATATGTTTGCAGCAGTTGGATACAACGGAATTACAGCTGCACAAATTGTTACGCGACTAACGGACAAGTTCCGTAAACAACGTGAAGAAGAAGAAATCGTTGAAGTTAAAGAAGTTCGTAAACCGATGAAAATTCGAAAATGGGATTCTGGTGTAAAGGTAAGTGGTGCAGATAATTTGTTAATTCGTTTATCAAAATGCTGTAACCCAGTTCCAGGCGATGATATCGTTGGGTATATTACGAAAGGTCGAGGCGTATCAATTCACCGTTGCGATTGCGTCAATGTGCATACAGAAGAAGCGGTAGAGCGTTTACTAGAAGTAGATTGGGAAGGTAGTCCTGAAAAAGAAATTGAATACAATGTTGATATTGAAATTTCAGGCTATGATCGTCGTGGTTTATTGAATGAAGTATTACAAGCTGTTACAGAAACGAAGACGTATATCTCAGCTGTTTCTGGTAGAAGTGATCGTAATAAGATGGCAACGATTAACATGTCGATTTCTATTCGAAACTTACAACACTTGAAAAAAGTAGTGGAGCGCATTAAACGTGTTCCAGAAATTTATGCCGTACGACGCATGATGCATTAA
- a CDS encoding adenine phosphoribosyltransferase: MDFKQHIAIVPDYPKEGIVFKDITPLMNDGKAYKAATDEIVAYAKKRDIDVVVGPEARGFIIGCPVSYALELGFAPVRKLGKLPREVITVDYGKEYGTDVLTIHKDAIKPGQRVLITDDLLATGGTIEATIKLVEELGGVVAGIAFLVELTYLDGRKMLDGYDVLVLEKY, translated from the coding sequence ATGGATTTCAAGCAACATATCGCAATTGTACCAGACTATCCGAAAGAAGGTATTGTGTTCAAAGACATTACACCTTTAATGAACGACGGAAAAGCATACAAAGCAGCAACAGATGAAATCGTTGCTTATGCAAAAAAAAGAGACATTGATGTTGTAGTAGGGCCAGAAGCGCGTGGTTTTATTATCGGTTGCCCAGTTTCTTATGCATTAGAATTAGGGTTCGCACCAGTTCGTAAATTAGGGAAATTACCACGTGAAGTAATTACAGTTGACTACGGTAAAGAATATGGAACAGATGTTTTAACAATCCATAAAGATGCAATTAAGCCAGGTCAACGTGTATTAATTACAGATGACCTATTGGCTACAGGTGGAACAATCGAAGCGACAATTAAACTAGTTGAAGAACTTGGCGGAGTTGTAGCAGGAATTGCATTCTTAGTAGAGCTTACTTACTTAGATGGTCGTAAAATGTTAGATGGTTACGATGTATTAGTATTAGAAAAATACTAA
- the recJ gene encoding single-stranded-DNA-specific exonuclease RecJ, translated as MLQPKTRWKEKEYNEELVSELANKLQLSPLVTSLFLGRGLNTEDKIVDFLNTADQEFHDPFLLEGMDRTVERVKKAIENGEQILIFGDYDADGVSSTTVLYLALKELGAEVEFYIPNRFTEGYGPNEEAFRWAHSAGFSLIITVDTGIAAVHEAKVAKELGIDLIITDHHEPPPELPEAFAIIHPKLEGGVYPFHYLAGVGVAFKVAHALLGRVPEHLLEIAVIGTVADLVSLHGENRLLVQRGLKHMRMTRNIGLKALFKVANVSQSEITEESIGFSLAPRINAVGRLEDATPAVHLLLSEDPEEAKELAEEIDELNTLRKDIVKQITEEAIAEVENKFPPEENKVLVLAKEGWNPGVIGIVASKLVERFYRPTIVLSIDPHKETAKGSARSIAGFDLFANLSDCRELLPHFGGHPMAAGMTLNMNDVDELRRRLNEQADAVLTEEDFIPITAVDAFCKVEDVTLAAIEEMQKLAPFGVGNPKPRIAVKDADLESIRAIGSDGSHLKMALRDGQATLDTIGFGFGAYAKEISPVAKVSVVGEASINEWNNFKKPQLMVQDIAVEAWQLFDWRSMRNVEANLAELPKEKITMVYFSEEVLNKFSLEGYKEQLVHASEVTHLDDQYIVLLDLPKGTDELRDLFKVGFPSRIYTLFYQENNHLFSTVPTREHFKWYYSFLSQKTPFSLKQYGEQLCRHKGWSKDTVNFMTQVFFELEFVTIKDGVIFMAEKKQKRDLIESNTYREKMNHLQLEKELVYSTYQQLYTWFETIRNHK; from the coding sequence GTGTTACAACCGAAGACGCGTTGGAAAGAAAAAGAATATAATGAGGAACTAGTGAGTGAATTAGCAAATAAATTGCAACTATCACCTCTTGTGACTTCATTATTTCTCGGTAGAGGCTTAAATACAGAAGATAAGATTGTAGACTTTTTAAATACAGCAGATCAAGAATTTCATGATCCATTTTTACTTGAAGGAATGGATCGGACTGTAGAACGTGTGAAAAAGGCCATTGAAAATGGAGAACAAATATTAATATTTGGCGATTATGATGCGGACGGAGTAAGTAGTACGACTGTGTTATATCTTGCTCTCAAAGAATTAGGTGCAGAAGTAGAATTTTATATTCCAAATCGTTTTACTGAAGGCTATGGGCCAAATGAAGAAGCGTTTCGTTGGGCGCACAGTGCAGGGTTCTCACTAATTATTACTGTCGATACTGGTATCGCAGCGGTACATGAAGCGAAGGTAGCGAAGGAACTTGGGATAGATCTTATTATTACAGATCATCATGAGCCGCCACCAGAGTTACCAGAGGCATTTGCGATTATTCATCCGAAATTAGAAGGCGGTGTTTATCCGTTTCATTATTTAGCGGGTGTTGGTGTTGCATTTAAAGTTGCACATGCACTTTTGGGCCGTGTACCAGAGCATTTATTGGAAATTGCAGTAATCGGTACGGTAGCCGATTTAGTATCGCTTCACGGTGAAAATAGATTGTTAGTACAGCGTGGACTGAAGCATATGCGAATGACTCGAAATATCGGTTTAAAGGCGTTATTTAAAGTTGCTAACGTTTCGCAAAGCGAAATTACAGAAGAAAGCATCGGATTCTCACTCGCACCTCGTATTAATGCAGTTGGTCGTTTGGAAGATGCAACACCTGCTGTACACCTTTTATTATCAGAAGATCCAGAGGAAGCGAAAGAGCTAGCTGAAGAAATTGATGAGCTGAACACACTTCGAAAAGATATTGTAAAGCAAATTACAGAAGAAGCTATCGCTGAAGTCGAAAATAAATTCCCGCCGGAAGAAAATAAAGTATTAGTCCTTGCAAAAGAAGGTTGGAATCCAGGGGTAATTGGAATTGTCGCTTCTAAGTTAGTTGAACGTTTTTATCGTCCGACGATTGTATTAAGCATTGATCCTCATAAAGAAACAGCAAAGGGATCGGCTCGTAGTATTGCAGGATTTGATTTGTTTGCAAACCTTTCAGATTGCCGTGAATTGTTACCGCATTTCGGAGGTCATCCGATGGCGGCGGGAATGACGCTTAATATGAATGATGTGGATGAATTAAGACGCAGGTTAAATGAGCAAGCAGATGCGGTTTTAACAGAAGAAGATTTTATTCCGATTACAGCAGTGGATGCATTTTGTAAAGTAGAGGATGTAACGCTTGCCGCGATTGAGGAGATGCAAAAGTTAGCGCCATTTGGCGTGGGAAATCCGAAACCGCGTATTGCGGTGAAAGATGCTGACTTAGAAAGTATCCGTGCAATTGGATCTGATGGTTCGCATTTAAAAATGGCTCTTCGTGATGGACAAGCAACACTGGATACAATTGGATTTGGATTTGGTGCTTATGCGAAAGAAATCTCTCCAGTTGCGAAGGTTTCTGTAGTAGGAGAAGCGTCCATTAATGAATGGAATAACTTTAAAAAGCCGCAATTAATGGTGCAAGATATTGCTGTAGAGGCATGGCAATTATTTGACTGGCGTAGTATGCGTAATGTAGAAGCAAATTTAGCAGAACTTCCGAAAGAAAAAATAACCATGGTGTATTTTTCTGAAGAGGTATTGAATAAGTTTTCTTTAGAAGGCTATAAAGAACAGCTCGTGCATGCATCAGAGGTAACGCATTTAGATGATCAATATATTGTGTTACTCGATTTGCCGAAAGGAACAGATGAATTGCGTGATTTATTTAAAGTAGGATTTCCATCTCGAATTTACACGCTATTCTATCAAGAGAACAATCATTTATTTAGTACAGTCCCAACGAGGGAACACTTTAAATGGTACTATTCTTTCTTAAGCCAAAAAACACCATTTTCTTTAAAGCAATATGGGGAACAACTGTGTCGTCATAAAGGTTGGTCAAAAGATACAGTAAATTTCATGACACAGGTGTTTTTTGAGTTAGAATTTGTTACAATAAAAGACGGTGTCATTTTTATGGCAGAAAAAAAACAAAAGCGTGATTTAATTGAATCGAACACATATCGTGAGAAAATGAACCACTTACAATTAGAGAAAGAATTGGTTTATAGCACATATCAGCAACTATATACATGGTTTGAAACGATTCGTAATCATAAATAA
- a CDS encoding cation diffusion facilitator family transporter, with protein MEKDERFKQAEFGAIVGIVGNIILAIVKAVIGYIGNSKALLADAVHSGSDVIGSLAVLFGLRAAKQPPDEDHPYGHGKAESISAIIVAVLLFIVGLEIAISSIKAFSQDLEPPKGITIFAVILSIVVKEGMFQYKYRLGKRINSDAIIANAYEHRSDVFSSIAALIGICAAIIGGKLGIDWLVYADPIAGLFVSILVAKMAWSIGAEAIHATLDHVLHEEDVVPLREAVFQVEGVKKIGSLYAREHGHYVIVDIKVSVDPYITVEEGHRIGKHVKEKLMKQDNVQNVFVHINPYSPN; from the coding sequence ATGGAAAAAGATGAACGTTTTAAACAGGCCGAGTTTGGTGCTATTGTCGGAATCGTTGGTAATATTATATTAGCGATTGTAAAAGCGGTAATCGGTTATATTGGAAACAGTAAGGCACTTTTAGCGGATGCGGTGCATTCTGGATCAGATGTAATTGGCTCGTTAGCTGTACTTTTTGGATTACGAGCAGCAAAGCAACCGCCTGATGAAGATCATCCGTATGGTCATGGTAAAGCGGAATCGATTTCAGCGATTATTGTTGCGGTATTATTATTTATTGTTGGACTAGAGATAGCGATTTCGTCTATAAAAGCTTTTTCACAAGATTTAGAACCACCAAAAGGAATTACGATCTTTGCAGTTATTCTTTCGATTGTAGTGAAAGAAGGGATGTTTCAGTATAAATATCGATTAGGGAAGAGGATAAATAGTGATGCAATTATTGCAAATGCATATGAACATCGTTCGGATGTGTTTTCTTCAATTGCAGCTTTAATCGGCATTTGTGCAGCTATTATCGGCGGTAAGTTAGGTATAGATTGGCTTGTATATGCCGATCCAATTGCGGGATTATTTGTCTCAATTCTCGTTGCTAAGATGGCGTGGAGTATTGGAGCAGAAGCTATTCATGCAACGCTTGATCATGTTCTGCATGAAGAAGATGTTGTTCCGCTTAGGGAGGCAGTTTTTCAAGTGGAAGGTGTGAAAAAAATCGGCTCTTTATATGCAAGAGAACATGGCCACTATGTTATTGTTGATATTAAAGTATCTGTAGATCCATATATCACTGTAGAAGAAGGTCATCGCATCGGAAAACATGTAAAAGAAAAACTTATGAAACAAGATAACGTACAAAATGTTTTTGTACATATTAATCCGTATTCTCCAAATTAA
- the secDF gene encoding protein translocase subunit SecDF: protein MAKRGTRIAAFFLIVLLIGGVIGAAGKDIAKGISLGLDLRGGFEILYEVKPAKKGDKIDRDALVSTVGALENRVNVLGVSEPNIQIEGEDRIRVQLAGVQDQQKAREMLSTQAKLTFRDVDDNLLMDGTDLKGGGAKQTFDEQGRASVGLTLKSAEKFREVTEKISKMPPPTNLMVIWLDFEEGKDSYKAESAKPNPKFLSAATVSQVFNQAEVSIVGGNFTVESAKELSSLLNAGALPVDLKEMYSTSVGAKFGQQALEQTIFASAIGIAIIFLFMLVFYRLPGLVAVIMLGLYIFVTLLVFNWMHAVLTLPGIAALVLGVGIAVDANIITYERLKEELKIGKSMMSAFRAGNHRSLSTILDANVTTIAAAGVLFVYGTSSVKGFATSLIVSILVGFVTNVFGTRFLLGLLVKSRYFDKKLSYFGVKEKDIIPLTKGAVHPPTRFDRINFVNIGHKFFLFSTVVVIAGAIILPIFKMNLGIDFASGTRIDLQSKQALTVSDVHKDLKELKIDVKEEDIVPTGDDNKGFAVRTLGVLSKDEIAKTKTFFNDKYGTEPNVSTVSPTIGKEIARNAFIAVLIASLVIILYVSIRFRFTYALSAVIALLHDAFVMIVVFSLFQIEVDLTFIAAVLTIIGYSINDSIVTFDRNRELYKQKKRVRDIKDLEEIVNASIRQTIGRSINTVLTVLFPVIALLIFGSESLRNFSLALLIGLVVGTYSSIFVASQIWLMLENRRLKKGKNKKKVEKEVSEPQV from the coding sequence ATGGCAAAGCGTGGTACAAGAATTGCCGCCTTTTTCCTCATCGTTTTATTAATTGGTGGAGTAATTGGTGCGGCAGGAAAAGACATAGCAAAAGGAATTAGTCTAGGACTAGACCTTCGCGGTGGTTTTGAAATTCTGTATGAAGTAAAACCAGCCAAAAAAGGTGATAAAATCGATCGTGATGCACTTGTAAGTACAGTAGGTGCTCTTGAAAATCGTGTCAATGTTCTTGGTGTAAGTGAGCCGAACATTCAAATCGAAGGGGAAGATCGAATTCGTGTACAGCTTGCTGGTGTACAAGATCAGCAAAAAGCACGTGAAATGTTATCAACACAAGCGAAACTAACATTCCGTGATGTGGATGATAACCTGCTTATGGACGGAACGGATTTAAAAGGCGGCGGAGCGAAGCAAACATTTGATGAGCAAGGTCGTGCGAGCGTAGGTCTTACACTAAAAAGCGCTGAAAAATTCCGTGAAGTAACTGAAAAGATTTCAAAAATGCCACCACCAACGAATTTAATGGTAATTTGGCTTGATTTTGAAGAAGGAAAAGATTCATATAAAGCAGAATCTGCAAAACCGAATCCGAAGTTTTTATCAGCAGCAACAGTAAGCCAAGTATTTAACCAAGCTGAAGTATCTATCGTAGGTGGAAACTTTACAGTTGAAAGTGCGAAAGAACTTTCATCTTTATTAAATGCAGGTGCACTTCCTGTTGATTTAAAAGAAATGTATTCAACATCTGTTGGAGCGAAATTTGGTCAACAAGCATTAGAGCAAACGATTTTCGCTAGTGCGATCGGTATTGCTATTATCTTCTTATTCATGCTTGTATTCTACCGTTTACCAGGACTTGTAGCGGTTATTATGTTAGGGTTATACATTTTCGTTACACTGCTTGTCTTTAACTGGATGCATGCAGTTCTTACGTTACCAGGTATTGCGGCATTAGTGCTCGGGGTAGGTATCGCAGTTGATGCGAATATCATTACGTACGAGAGGTTAAAGGAAGAGCTGAAAATTGGTAAGTCGATGATGTCAGCATTTCGTGCTGGTAACCATCGTTCATTATCGACAATTTTAGATGCGAACGTTACAACAATTGCAGCAGCGGGTGTTTTATTCGTTTACGGTACAAGCTCTGTAAAAGGTTTCGCAACAAGTTTAATCGTAAGTATTTTAGTTGGTTTCGTTACGAACGTATTCGGTACTCGTTTCTTACTAGGTTTACTTGTAAAGAGCCGTTACTTTGATAAGAAACTATCTTACTTTGGTGTTAAGGAAAAGGATATTATTCCATTAACGAAAGGTGCAGTACATCCACCGACGAGATTTGATCGTATTAATTTCGTAAATATTGGTCATAAATTTTTCTTATTCTCAACTGTAGTTGTAATTGCTGGGGCAATTATATTACCGATTTTCAAAATGAACCTTGGAATTGACTTTGCAAGTGGTACACGTATCGACTTGCAATCAAAACAAGCACTTACTGTGTCTGACGTTCATAAAGATTTGAAAGAACTGAAAATTGATGTGAAAGAAGAAGATATTGTACCGACTGGTGATGACAATAAAGGATTCGCCGTTCGTACGTTAGGCGTTTTATCGAAAGATGAAATTGCGAAAACAAAAACATTCTTTAACGATAAATACGGTACAGAGCCAAACGTAAGTACAGTTTCACCGACAATCGGTAAAGAGATTGCACGAAATGCATTCATCGCGGTTCTGATAGCTTCATTGGTTATCATCTTATACGTAAGTATTCGTTTCCGCTTTACATATGCATTATCTGCGGTAATCGCATTGTTACATGATGCGTTCGTTATGATTGTTGTGTTTAGTCTTTTCCAGATAGAGGTAGACTTAACGTTTATCGCTGCGGTATTAACGATTATTGGTTACTCTATCAATGACTCAATCGTTACGTTTGATAGAAACCGTGAGTTATACAAACAGAAAAAACGAGTTCGCGATATAAAAGATTTAGAAGAAATCGTAAACGCAAGTATTCGCCAAACAATTGGTCGTTCAATTAATACAGTGTTAACAGTGTTATTCCCAGTAATTGCACTACTTATTTTCGGTAGTGAATCACTGCGTAACTTCTCACTTGCATTATTAATTGGATTAGTTGTAGGTACGTACTCTTCTATTTTCGTTGCTTCTCAAATTTGGTTAATGCTTGAAAACCGCCGTTTGAAAAAGGGCAAAAACAAGAAGAAGGTTGAGAAAGAAGTATCTGAACCGCAAGTATAA
- a CDS encoding post-transcriptional regulator encodes MLDKEALVESYRGQLQVVLESKVEEFQMFGYDRVTDNDIWKFLKAKKWKKIDSDVRLYELVNDVLRVSTNEYMNYLTVEAYQAPLWSFDEYENK; translated from the coding sequence ATGTTGGATAAAGAGGCTTTGGTAGAATCATACCGCGGACAGTTACAAGTCGTTTTAGAAAGTAAAGTAGAAGAGTTTCAAATGTTCGGTTACGACCGAGTGACAGATAATGATATTTGGAAGTTTCTCAAGGCGAAAAAGTGGAAAAAGATAGACAGTGATGTTAGGTTATATGAATTAGTAAATGATGTATTAAGAGTAAGTACTAATGAATATATGAATTATTTAACTGTTGAAGCATATCAAGCGCCACTTTGGTCGTTTGATGAATATGAAAATAAATAA
- the spoVB gene encoding stage V sporulation protein B translates to MTRQSFLKGAFILMIAGFITKILGFINRIVMARILGEEGVGLYMMAVPTFILAITLTQIGLPVAIAKFVAEAEAVNDKQRVKKILTVSLAVTSIISIILTIGIMLLTPILAKTLLTDERTYYPLMAILPVVPVIAVSSVLRGYFQGKQNMKPSAYAQVIEQVVRITIIAVCIRLFLPYGVEYAAAGAMLSAVLGEVASLLFLLTLFQREKHLSIRSGFFTTVKESKNTFYSLMDIALPTTGSRLIGSVSYFFEPIVVMQSLAIAGVAASVATQQYGILNGYAFPLLSLPAFITYALSTALVPSISEAMAKRQHKLVEHRLQQALRISLITGGWSVVILYVFASPVLTLMYGSDNAAAFIQLLAPCFLFHYFQSPLTSVLQALNLARAAMMNTFIGAIVKLIVIFSLASRPEFQMMGVALAIAANIVTVTFLHYATVLKKIAFTIYAKDYIFGGIAIGIAGTFGFYLHKHIVFSHSLGVQTLWEITLTTIVYIVLLFVFKLIRKEELSRLPIIRKLSFLK, encoded by the coding sequence ATGACGAGACAAAGCTTTTTAAAAGGTGCATTTATTTTAATGATAGCTGGCTTTATTACAAAAATTCTTGGATTTATTAACCGCATTGTAATGGCACGTATTTTAGGCGAAGAAGGCGTTGGCCTTTATATGATGGCTGTCCCCACCTTCATTTTAGCAATTACATTAACACAAATTGGTCTTCCTGTTGCAATCGCAAAATTTGTAGCAGAAGCGGAAGCAGTGAACGATAAACAAAGAGTTAAAAAAATATTAACTGTCTCGCTAGCCGTTACATCCATTATTAGTATCATTTTAACAATTGGGATTATGCTACTCACACCTATTTTAGCAAAAACATTATTAACAGATGAAAGAACTTACTATCCATTAATGGCTATTTTACCTGTCGTCCCTGTTATTGCAGTTTCCTCCGTTTTACGTGGTTATTTCCAAGGGAAACAAAATATGAAGCCGAGCGCTTATGCTCAAGTCATAGAACAAGTTGTCCGCATTACAATTATCGCTGTATGCATTCGGTTATTTTTACCTTACGGCGTAGAATATGCTGCAGCCGGTGCCATGCTATCAGCTGTTCTTGGCGAAGTTGCATCTTTATTATTTTTACTTACTTTATTCCAACGCGAAAAACATTTATCTATACGTTCTGGATTTTTCACTACTGTAAAGGAGAGCAAAAATACATTTTATTCCCTTATGGACATTGCATTACCAACTACAGGAAGCCGTTTAATTGGTTCCGTTTCTTATTTCTTTGAACCTATCGTCGTTATGCAAAGCTTAGCGATCGCCGGCGTTGCTGCTTCTGTCGCAACTCAGCAATACGGTATATTAAACGGATATGCGTTCCCGCTTCTATCACTGCCAGCCTTTATTACATATGCTCTTTCTACAGCACTCGTCCCATCAATTAGCGAGGCAATGGCAAAGAGACAACACAAATTAGTGGAACACCGATTACAACAAGCACTTCGAATTTCCTTAATAACCGGCGGATGGTCAGTTGTTATATTATATGTATTTGCTTCTCCAGTTTTAACTCTCATGTACGGATCAGACAACGCGGCCGCGTTCATCCAGCTTCTTGCACCTTGCTTTTTATTTCATTATTTTCAAAGCCCCCTTACATCTGTGTTGCAAGCTTTAAACTTAGCACGCGCTGCTATGATGAACACCTTTATTGGCGCTATCGTAAAATTAATCGTTATTTTTTCACTCGCTTCACGCCCAGAGTTCCAAATGATGGGGGTTGCCCTCGCCATCGCAGCAAATATAGTAACCGTAACGTTCCTTCACTACGCCACTGTTTTAAAGAAAATTGCATTTACCATTTACGCAAAAGACTATATTTTCGGCGGAATTGCTATCGGGATTGCTGGTACCTTCGGTTTTTATCTTCATAAGCATATCGTTTTTTCTCATTCACTTGGCGTACAAACATTATGGGAAATCACCTTAACAACAATCGTTTATATCGTTCTCCTCTTCGTTTTCAAACTCATTCGAAAAGAAGAATTAAGTCGTCTCCCTATCATTCGGAAACTTTCATTTTTGAAGTAA